In Gimesia chilikensis, the genomic window GGGTCGTCCGTCTGTTCATTCAGCCGTAGACCACCCAGTAACAGGGTTTTTCCCGGCTCCATGATCCGGGCATGCTTGAAATGCCGTTTGATCAAGAGGGGGAGGCTCACCGTTTCTGCATCCGCGTCTTTCGCCCGCAGCAGTTTCAGACCACCAATTTCAGACTTTTCAATCTGGCATTCCAGCATTCCCCGCTGCTTGATGCCTTTCCTGGTAGAATAACTCAATTGCAGGTCAAACCCGGTAATCAATTTAGGCAATTCTATCTGTGCCGCGACGCCTTGTGCTTCAGCTTCGTGCAATTGTTTCGTTTGAATCTGAACCTTCTGTCCATCCAGGAAACAGACCTCTGGCTGGGATAAAAGCTGACAGTCCGCCGACAGGGAAATCAACCGCTCCACTTCCTTCGTCCGCGCTGCATCGAGAACTTCGCACACCAGAGAAGTCTGGCTGATGATTTCCGAATTCTCCGTTCCCTGATATTTCGCTTTGATCTCCTGCGACAACTCGGGCAGTTGCTCTTCCTGGTACACCTTGATCCGTTTGCGTTGTGAACTGTAGACACTCAATAGTGATTCCGGAATCGACAGAATGCTGGCTCTCAAAACATACAGCGAATCTGGTCCCTGCTTCGCATCTGCTTTAGCTTCCTCTCGCAATTCCGCCAGCGCTTCCGCTACACACTGGTGGTAAATCGAATCGGAGGAGCTGAGCAGCAATCGGTCCTGGTCAATCCGCACACTGTAAATAGACCTGAGCCGATATTCTCTGCGATCGGCCCGCATGGGAGGCTGGTGTACCTCGATAAATGCAGGCGGCGATGATTTTCTGCCTGTCAGATGACGGTGACGATTGTGTAAGCCAGCCAGCTGATCCTGGATTTTCTCGTGAATCTTCTGTTGCAGATGTTGCTCCGCACGAATCGCTCCGACCTCTCTACGACTCTGATCCAATAGATCACCGACGGAGTAATTGCTCACATTTCCATTGCGGATGATCCACTCCCGCATGTTGATCTCAGAAGCGAGCGGATCCAGGTCCCGGGAATACCTCTCGTTGAATTGTTGAACTTTCTGTTCGTAGACTTTTTTCGCAGGATCATAAAACGGCAAAGGACTCAAAGGAACCGACTTCGGTTTAACCTTGATTTCCGATGAGACAACAGCCTCTTTGACTTCCTCTGACTCCTTCTCTCCCGCAGCCCCGGCCACAAACGCGGCTCCCGGCAGCACCACTGCGGCCACCGCGACGAACACCACCCAGCACCACCACGGGGTGCATTTCTGACTTCCCTGTCCCAGTCTCATAATTCGCTCCATGCGTTTTGAAGTAATTTCCAACGGACGCACGCCCGGCACTACGGGCACGGTTCGCAGCGTCTGTTTCAATTCCAGAATTTCCAGCAACCCTGCGGCATACAGACGCGGGTCACAGTTCAACTCCGCCAGCACTTCCTCGTCACAACACTGTTCCATTTCATACTTCAGCCGCCGCCCTGTCAGCCAGACCAGTGGATGGAACCACCACACTATCGCCGCCAGCAGCTGTAACAGCCCGATCCATAAGTCACCCCGGCGAATATGAATCAGCTCATGTGCCAGAATCGGTTCCAGTTCAGCCGGTGAACGTGCCTCGGCAATCGCCGCGGGTAACAGAATTGTCGGTCGCCATAATCCCACGACTGCCGGTCCAATCCGGCTCTGCGTCACCATCAATCGTACTTGACGTTTCACTCCCAGTTCCTGCGCCAGGCGCACCAGCATCTCTTCCAGTTCCGGACACTGCACAGCCCCCGCACTGCGAATCATTCGCCAGCAGCGCAGAAATCGAATCAGCATCACCGTCGCAATGCACGCCGCCACTCCCGCCCAGCTCCAGAGCCCCACTCGCAACCAGGAAACACGCGCACTCTGACGCACTGCTGCCGGCGTCTCCACTGACTCAACAAGGGTATTTGACATTGCAGGAACCGCCCTTGTTTCCCCGGAAGATTCCTCAGCATCATGGACTGTCACTTCCAGTGAACCAAATTCGGCTTCCGGCAGCTGTTCCACATCGTCGCCGATCAGTCGACGAATCCATTCAGTACGGGTCAGTGCCTCAATCGGCTGCGTCGCCACGGATTGCTGCGCGTCTTTCGCGTTTTCGTTCTGTAGCCAGCAGAACAGGCCGCTGGAACTGCTCCACACAGGGGGCGTGACGAATTTCAGCAGTACCACCAGCCACAACAGATACGCCAGATGAGCCCGCCTGATCCGCACCACCCTACAGATCAGCCAGACGATCAGCGCCAGCAGCGTGCACTGCCAGACCTGTTGCCAGACGAGATTGATCCATTCAGGACTGATTGCCGCCATCCCGTTCCTCCGTTAACTCATCCAGCAATGATTTTAACGCGTCCAGATCTTTACGGCTGACGTGGCGATCTTCAATCAGATGCTGCATCAGCGGGAACGCCTCGCCGGCAAACAGACGGTCGACCAGGTCGTCAACCGTTTCGCGAATGACAGTACGGGGTTTGATCCGCGGGGAATAGACGCGGGTCCGCCCCTCCAGTCGAGCCTTGATGTAGCCCTTCTGTTCCAGTCTGCGCAGATAGGTCTGCACTGTGGTGAAATCGATGCCCCGCGACTCGGGAAATGTTTCAAACACTTCACGGACCGTCGCCTGTTTCAGATCCCACAGGGCGCGGGCCACTTCCATTTCGCCTTTTGATAAAGCGGGCCGTTCCGTCATGCCTCTCTCCTCAAGTACAAGTGTAATTGCCAGAGTTTAATTACATTTGTACGTGAGTCAAGCCCCTTCTTTAATAGAGGGCTGTGAAGAGAACCTGCCTGCGAGCAAAGTCAATTCCAATGCAGGCTTTATCAAAATTCGGGGCGACTTTGAATTTCTTGGGAATGCATGTTTGGATTTAGTCTGCCGATCGCTTAGAATCGATCCATTCAGAGTTTCAGACCACCCGGGTCCTGTCGGGCGCCGACAATCTCTGATACTAAGTGTTTATATGACAGACAGTTCCAATCACTGGATTCATTACAATGAGTGTCCGTTCCGCCAGACCGAAAGTAAACGATCTGATCTTTCGCTTAATAGGGCGCTCGATTCACCCGGAGCTCTACACCACCTGCGCCTCGGTTGACATTCTGCAGAAAGACTATGCAGCCACGCTGCGCGTCTGCGAAACCGGCCACATTGCCAGTATTCAGCACAAAGGCCACGCGGTCTGTGAGATTCTGACTTCGTTTCAGAATCCGCTGCCCAGCCAGAAACGACTGCTGGAAAAACCGGTGCGGGGCTGCCGTTCTGAATCCGTGCGGTTGGAGTCCGGCCTGTATTACCAGGTGAGCTATCAGCTTGAGGAACTGGATTACGTCATTTTCAAAAACGTACACGAAGAATATCTGATGGATGCCCAACGGGCCGACCTGGCGTATCATTTCATTTCGGAAAGTCGCCTGACCCCCGGTGCGTTAAGCATCATCGATTACGAAGCCAATCAGAACAGCCTGTTGATTCACGCCTTTCATACTTTCCCCGATGAATTGGCCGTGGTGAAGACGCAGTCGCTGTTCGAGTTCTGAAACATCAACGTAAGGGATCAGACTGATCTACGTCATGGATGACGGGCGAACCGAAATCATGATAAGCGATCTACTGTTTTCTCGACCCATGCTGCAGCGACTCAGCGCCGTTCTCGGCCTGATCATTCTGTGCAGCGCCGCTTCCACAGAAGCTGCGCACCGCAGCAGCTACTCGTATCAGCGCAATCCCCATGCTTCATCTGTCTATTCCCAGTACCGCCGTACGCACTACAACAGGTATGGTTACAACGGCTATCGCTACAACGCCGTTTCGTATCGTCCCTATCCTCCCGTGTCCCGCTCCACATTCTACGGATACGGCGGACGTCGCTACACCTACCGCTATCGGCCTTACTCATCGTTCGCCTACGGGTATCGTTACTACCGCCCCGCGTATTACGGGTATAACTACTATCCGCGTACAAGCTACTCTTATTACGGGAACAGCTTTAACTCGGGCTACTATTATCGCCCGTTCTGCGGTGCCTGGGGTTCGTATTCCTCCTGTTACTGCTCCCCCTTCTCCGGGATCGCCAGCTCGTATTACCCGGCGTACAGCAGCTACGGCGTCTGGGGTGGGCTCGGCAGTTATGGACCGCTCTGGGGAAGCTATACGCCCTACTGGGGCTCCTACTACGGCACCCCCTGGTCCTATTATCCCGGCTACTTCGGCGGGTATTACGGTCCCTACTGCGGAATCTGGCCTTATCGCCCCACGCTCTATCAGAGCATTGTCTTCCAGTCCGGATTCAATGTCGGCTATGGACGGGGCAGCTACTACAGCTTCTGGTAGAACCGATTAGTCGCGGTCTTACTCGACTGTAATCTCGAGCATCATCACTCCCACGATAATATCGTAGGTCGCGTGCGCACCTACGGTGATGCCAAACCCCCGCAGAAAAAACAGGCCGGCAAAGAACAGCCCCGCCAGCGTACGGAAAGTGAAGCTGAATACCGAAAACTGATCCCCGGTGGCACCAATGTAATGCGCCAGGGAAAAGATCAGGCTCGTGGAAATAATCGCCAGCACCGCCGACCAGCGGGCCTGCAGCATCATTCCCCGGAACAGCAGATAACAGATCGGCAGCAGCAACAGCCGGAACATCACCTCTTCATACACGCCTGCTCCCACAAAACTGACCACGCGTGAAGCTGATTCCTGTTTGATAAACATCATCACCGGCGAGGGTAACTGCTGAAAGACCAGATCCTGCACCTGTCCCAGCACGATCAGACAGAAGGCAAACAACAGACTCTCCGCGAACATCCCCACCAGCGTCTCGGCAGAGACCTTCCACGGATGTTTACAGCAGAGATGCCAGACCAGCAGCGTTCCCACAATCAGGCAGGGCAGCAGAAAAGTCTGTGTCAGTCCCAGTTGTGAGAGCCAGCTCCGCATCCAGTAATCCGCGCCATTGCGGATCAGTTCCGGCTGACTGCCTCCCATCGAGAGGACACCCAGTTCATAGATCAGCAGCAGCGGCGTCAGAAATACCAGGCAGACCAGGGGCTGCCGGGCTTCGAACCAGTAGCTGTCACTTTCCAGAGTCATGGTCTCTGCAGGTGCGTTCTTTTTACGTGTCATATCTCAGTCTGGTGATCGGTAACAGAATCTTTTAACCGGGATTCCGGATCCAGCGAAAAATGGGGCGACGCCAGTTCGGTATGCGCCGCATCGGGTCGATAACTTTGAAAACGTTTCAGTGAAAAGGGATCGTTGTGTCGATCTGCCTCGTGCAGTTCTTCAGGAAGTTGCTTATCCAGCGCCAGGAACAGTTGCTCCGAGACCTTCGCATCCCATTCTCCCTGCAGGGTTTCGCGATACAGTTGCAGAGCCGCCCCGAAGGCCAGCTCTTCCCCATCGCAGGTACGGATGCCGTCGGCCGTCAGTTCGCGACGATCGTTTTTCAGTTCGAGGTAGCGGCAGATCACTCCCATCCGCCGCGAATGTTCGCCCAGGTGATAGGTATGCAGCCGACGTGGATAGCCGGTTCCGTCCAGTCGTTCGTGATGCTGAGCCACGACCTCAGACAGGTACGAGTCTCCCGGAAAGCCCCGCAGGCCACCCAACAGAGCAGCTCCCAGAATCGGATGCTCGCCCCGTTCGTCATTTCTCTGATTCTCCCGGCCGTCTGCTTTCTTCGCCAGTTGGGGATTCAGCATCAGCCAACCCAGGTCGTGCAGCATGCCGGCCATCATTAACAGATCGCAGCTGTCGCGCCAGGCCGGAATCTGGCGGCTCACATAATAACTGCACCGCGCGACTTCCAGCCCACGTAGATAGATCAGAATATCCGGATGGGCAATCTGCTCGCGAGCCACCGCTTCCATATCCCGCAGCGACAGAAACAACAACTGCCCCGGATCGTCCAGGTGCGCATCGTCGTGTTTAATCTTCCGAATCAGATTCAACAGGTAATTCGGGTTACAGTAGGACTGCGTCCAGATATCTTCGGCCGCCAGTACCAGCTGTTTGAGATAATGGACCGTCGTCTGTGAAAGTAACAGCTGTTGTCGCAAATAGACCAGCTCGGTCTGAACGAAATCCAGAATCCGTGTGAGGTGCGGCAACTGTGATGCAGAGAGTGTCCGAACCGCGGTCGCATCCAGATACAGTCTGCACCGCTGCAGAATCACATTCACCCGCGCCTGCAGTTGTTTCAGTTCCTGTTGCAGTGCGGGGATTTTCAGTTCCCGGTTCTGTTGATCCAGTTCGCGAAACTGATTCTGCAGAGCAGACAGGACCGCCGCATTCCGCGGCAGCGGTTCTGCATCATTCACGCGGGCACAAAACGCCTCCCACTCATTCCGTTCCCGACGGATGGTCGGCGTGAGCCAGCGAAGAGATCTGGTGGAATGGTTCACAGGGTGCCCTCGTATTACATATTCATCACGGGTCTACTTCGGATACGAAGGAGGTGGTTCCCCCTTCTCTCTGTTTTATCGGCTCCCCGCGTCACAGGCATTGAAAAGTTTGCCTGAGTTCAGATTGGGTAAGCTGACCACAGTCCTGCTGTATCGTGTTGCGTGTGAGCAACTTACGAAGTTCGTTTTTTGCAGCCGCGGGTACAGGTGACAGAGTTGCCCTTCACCGCTGAGAATCTATGACACGCCGCTGTCTGCCGATCCACACATCCGGATAGAGGGATTGTAAGAAATACTCAATTTCCGGTGATCAGGACGCCGATTTGAGACTAAGCAGCATTTTTTCCTCTGTCTACTTGTCGTTGTTTTGCCGGCGAGCATAGAATTGCAGGAATGGTGCCTGTCAGCTAAGGCAAAATAAAGAACTTTTATCGATCACAGCGTGTCCTGATCAGCAGGGATTGAAATCAGGCACTCGCTCCACTATCGACACTCATATACAGGCAGGAAAATTCAAATGGCTACGGATTTTCGGCAAAAAGAACGGCTCCCTGAACTGACTGACCGGATCGTGGAAACCTACCACGAGATTGGCACCATTCATCATCTGGGGCATTGTCCGCTTCCCAGCCAGGACGCCGTGATTGAAGCCGCCCAGGAACTGAAAGACGTCATCTTTCCCGGATACAGTCGTCGTCAGAACCTGCACATGAGCAATGTGACATACCATGTGGGGAACATTATTGACTCCCTGCACGATATTCTCACCGTACAAATCGGCCGCGCACTGCGGCACCAGCATGTTCAGCAACACGGAGCCGACTGCGAGAAACTGCAGCAGATCGACTTCGAAGCAGAAGGACAGAAGAGAACGATTCAGTTTCTGGAAACCATTCCGGAAATCCGCCGCGCCCTGGCGACCGACGTCCAGGCGGCTCTCGACGGAGACCCCGCAGCGACCTGCTTCGATGAAATCATCTTCTGTTACCCCGGACTGGAAGCCATCACCGTTTACCGGCTCGCCCATCAGTTATACCGACTCAACGTACCCATCATTCCGCGTATGCTCTCGGAATGGGCTCACTCACAGACCGGGATTGATATTCACCCGGGTGCCACCATCGGCCACTCGTTCTTTATCGACCACGGTACCGGTGTCGTGATTGGCGAGACCTGTGAAATCGCCGAGAACGTGAAGGTCTACCAGGGGGTCACCCTCGGGGCACTCAGTTTCCCCAAAGACTCGGAGGGCCGCATCATTCGCGAACAGAAGCGTCACCCCACCATCGAGCGGGGCGTTGTGATTTACGCGAATGCCACCATCCTGGGAGGCGATACTGTGATCGGCCACGACTCCGTGATTGGCGCCAGTGTCTCGCTGATGAAGAGCGTGCTGCCCAATACGATCGTCACCATCGAAAAGCCGTCACTGCGGTTCCGCGAGGCTTCCTGATCTTCGCCGCTGAATAAGCTTGAAATCGAGATCGACGCAGACCGTGTTCCCACACGGTCTTTTTTTATGGCGTTAGCAGGGGTCATGTGCCGCGCATAAAAAAATCCTGTGTGAGTCAGATAACTGACCGCACACAGGATTGATCGCAATAATATTGTTTGCTTAAGCGATGGCCCGGTGGGAACCGCCATCTTCTTTCCGATCATCCCGGAGCGAACCGACGTGATCCAGGGTCGTATCCAACTGAGATGCCAGCTTCTCCTGTGTTTCCAGCAGGGAAGCAGCAGCAGCTTCATACTGACGCTCGCGGCTGGTCAGCTGATCCGCACGCAGCTGGAGTTCTGCCGAGAACCGTGTCAGCTCTTCCATCATCGTTTCCAGGTCAGCCATCAGGTCCGACTGTTCCTCAACAGACAGCTGGTCATGCTCCGGTTCGTCTTTCAGTTGATGTACCTGTGACAGCAGGGCAGCGGCTCCCTGCTCTCTCCGGGACTCATACTGCTCGATCATCTGTACGTCCTGTTCGATCAGGTCGACCAGTTCAGATGCGGACAGGTCCTTGAGAATTGTTTCATTCGTCATTGAGTGATCTCTTTTATCTGGGGTGATGGGAGCGCTCGTCTCAGCAGGCGAGCCAGATAATCCTGCGCGGGAAATGCTCATGGCTGGCTGGGAATGCTGACCCTGTCGAAACACAAATTCAATGGGACCGATGGTGATCACATCACCGTCAGCCAGTACTGACGTCTGATGCGGAATCCCATTGAGTAACAGTCTGGGTTGAGGAGCAAGTGCCTCGATGGTGACTTCGCCCTCTGCAATATGGACTACCGAATGCAGAATTGGCATCGACTGACCGGAAAGCTGCAGACCGCAACAGGTGCCCGCGCCAATTGTCAGACGGTCTCCCTGGAGAGGTCGCATGGGAAACCGGGTTTTCCCTTTGACAATTTCCAGAGAATGCTGGGGGGAAGATTCTAAGACCACAGACTTTTCAACCTCATGTTGAGACAGGAACTTGATAATTCCTCAGAACCCTGTTTTTCAGGGCTACACAACACTGAATCGACCGTCAGTCGAGGACAGCATAAGGAAACCTTGGAGTTACTCTTTGATCAATCTCCATTGATGGTTCACTCAGCTCTCCGAACCAGGTTCTGCGCATTATAGGTAAAATAGAACAGCGCCGAACGGATAAGCCCGCATCAAACCGGGTAAACAGAGCAGACTTTTCCCGTCAGTTGCTTTGTAGATCCTTGTCAATAAAGGAAACACCTCAGTCCGATTTTGAAATGCTGTCAGACAGGCGAAATAACGGCATATCTGACTAGAGGCTCCAGTTCGTTCACCCGTCGCGGGAGGGAATTGTCACCACAGCGTCCCTTTTCCGAACGGGCTGCTCAGTCGATCTTGCCGCCTGGCAGATCGCGCTTGGTAGGCGGTGGCAGATCTGGTTCCGGCGGTTTCGGAGAAGAGGGAGGCGGCTTGTAACCTTCACAGGTCAGCTTCAGGTTGCCTCCCAGTGGAACGCGGAAATCAGAGTTGGGATCTAAAGCCGTCCAGCCAGCCATCAGGTCTCGCTGATCCGCATAACTTCGCGCCACGAGATAGGTATCATAGCTGTCTGCCCAGACGCGGAAGTCCAGGTAGAACAGTTGCGGGTTGATCTTGCGGATCTCCTGACGAAACAGCGCATTCGACTTCGACAGCCGTTCCGTAGTATCGCCTCGCCCCTCGCGCAGCTCCAGTAAGAGATAAGGAACGCCCCCGACAGCTTTAAGCTTAATCCGCCAGTCCCGGTTCCCCACATTCTTGTTTTCGAATAACTCTTCCAGCTTCGCACAGTCCACGGCCTGCTCGGGAGCAGTTACCAGTCGGCTCTGTGCAATCGCCTGGTAGGCCAACTGTTGCAGTACAGGGATTTCCACTCGTATGACACGACCATGGCGGCAGATGTACTCGATGGGCTTCGCGCCTTTAGGTGCGTCGCGGGGATTGGGCAGATTCACGATTTTCGCATTCGGCGTTGGCCCTGGATCGGGGGTTTTCGCCAGTTTCGCTTTGATGTCTGCCAGTTCTTTTTCCCTGGTGACAATCTCTTTCTCCAGCGTCTGTACCTGCTTATCGCGTTCTTCGATCTGTTTTTTGAGCTTATCGATATCGACCCGGATTTCTTTGAGCTTCTCCAGCTCTTTCTTCAACTTCTCTGCCAGAGCCTGCTGCTCTTCAACGTTGACGTTATCTTTCTTCTGTGTCAGCTCTTTGATGGTTTCCAGCTGTTCTTTTTCCAGCGCCAGTTTCTCGCGCAGCTTTTTGACGTTCTGCTGAGACTCTTCCATCGCTTCTTCAGTGACCGCACCTTTAATACGTTCGACGGCCTGCCCCACACCGAGCTGAGTTACGGTGAGCAGAATGACCAGAATTCCGACCACATTCGTCATCGTATCCAGCAGCGAGTCGAGGCTGGCGCCCCCTGAAGATCCTTTTTTCTTTTTCATGACACAATCTGAATTGCTACTATACTGAATATTCGTTTCGATCCCGCAGGCCCTCTCTGAAAATTCGGCCTGAATTTCAGACCGGAACGGCCCTGCGGTTTGCATTCGTACCCCTCTCATCATAAAAGCGGAGCAGGGCTGATCGCAAGCAGCGACTGGCAGTACTTCCCCTGAAACTGATAAGAATCCCGACTCAGCAGGACACCGCTTGTGGACGTTTTTCCATTACAGATCCCCGGTTTGATGGTCGTCGGCACCGATACCGGCGTCGGCAAAAGCTACATTTCCGCTGCCATAGCCCGGCAATTGACCTCAGAAGGGGTTCGCACCGGGGCCTACAAACCAGCGTGCAGCGGCAGTGTCATCGACGAATCGACGGGCCAGCCTTACTGGGAAGACGTCAAACTCCTGCGGCAGGCCATCGGCGGTACCGACCTGCCCCCTGAACGGATCTGCCCGCAAACCTTTCACGCCCCGCTGGCCCCACCGGTAGCCGCAGCAAAAGAGGGCCGTCGCATCGACGAAGCTCTGCTCCTGGAAGGAGTTCGCTGGTGGAAGTCTCAAGCCGAGTTCCTGATCGTCGAAGGGGTGGGAGGCGTGCTCTGCCCTCTCTCCTCTCAGCAGCTGATTGTGGATTTCGCAGAGAAACTGAAATATCCCCTGCTGATCGTAGCCCGCGCCGGTCTGGGCACCATCAACCACAGCCTGCTGACGATTGAAGCCCTGCAACAGCGCGGCCTGAAGATCGCCGGCCTGATCCTGAATGACGTCGACCCCGAACTCAGCGACGAATCTCGGCTCTCCAACGCCGAACAGATCCAGTTGTGGACAAGCGTGCCTGTTTTGTCTTTTGTCCCCTTTGACTGGCAATCAAACTTGCTTCGGTACCAGAGTCAGGACAGAATAGACTGGAGACAAGTGTCGCAGGATCTCCTCTGAGTGCTCATACCCATCACCAGATCACATTCGTCTGCCCGCCAGAACTTCTGGTGATGACCTCACTACCGCCAGTCCTGCTCATGCCTGAGATATCATCAACGCGTCTATCATCAACCGGAGAAATGGATGAGTATTGAAGTCACCTGCCCCGCCTGTGGGGGTTCCATCCAAATCGAAGAAGTAGCCGAAGTCGTTGCCTGTCCGCTCTGCCAGGTACACCTCCAGGTCGACCCCGAGACCAGTGAACCTGTGCTCGTCTCCCTGGACGCCGACGAAGCAGCGGATCCACCAGCCGCGGAAGCCAGCGAGACAGAGACCGCAGAAGCGGAAGCAGAAACCCAGGACGAACCCGTCGCCGAGGCAGACTCTGAAACGACTTCTGAGGAAACCGCCAGCGAAGAGGCCGCCGTAGACGAAGAGACCGGCGCAGACGAAGAGACAGCCTCTCCCTTCTCCTTCCTGCCGGGTGGTAATCAGGCTCGCAAAACCGAAAAACGCGAAACACCCAAATTCGACTTCCTCCCGGGCGGCGCCAATGAATCAGCAGACAAAGACACCGCAGAGGTAGCCGAGCCCGAGTCATCCACAGACGAAGCCATTGAAGCAGAGGCGGAAGTCGCTTCAACAGAAACTACGACCGACGCCGACTCAGAAACCGCTGCAGAGTCAACAGACAGCGAAGCCGAAGAGCAGCCGGCCGAGACTGAAACCGCTTCCCCGTTCTCCTTCCTGCCAGGCGGCAGTAACGACGAACAGACCACAGAAGAAGCGACTACGGAATCGGAATCCGAAACCGCGGAAACAGAGATCGCAACAGAGGACACCACCGCGGACACAGCTGAAACAGCAACTGACGCAGAAGAGACCAGCGCAGAAGCAGTCAGTGAACCCCCAGCTCCCGCGGAAACGGCGACCACCGAATCAACAACCGCAGCCCCGGAACCGGCGGCTTCCCCCGCACCACAGAGCTACCGTAAACCTAAGACGGTCTCCAAGCGACTGTTCACACTCACGCTGACCTACGCGATCGCCGCAACGATCATGGTCGCGATGCTGCTCTATGCGAAGTACCAGGGCGATCCGCATCAGCTGGAAAGCCTCCCCGACCTCAAACCCCCGATCAAGAACGATGAAATCGCGCTGCAGCTGGTCCCGGAAAATGCAGAGCTGCCCCCCGGGCATACGCTGCAGTTGGGTGGGCCCGGCCGACGCTTCGGAAATGTGATGGTCACTCCGCTCCGCGTCACCCGTGGACCGCTGGAGTTCGAGCATTACACCGGTGATGCCAGCAGGACCCGCGAACCGACGTCCAGCGACGTTCTCAAGCTCTATCTCAAATTCGAAAACATGTCGGACGATCAGACCTTCGAACCCCTGGATCAGAAACTGCTCCTCTCCCGCGTGCCCGGTAAGAACCCTGATTCCCCCATGCGGGCCAACAATTTCGTCAGCCGCCTCGATCAACGACATCCGGACGGCGAACGGGTACTCGTCTACGACATGCCCCCCTCCTGGGAATGGAACATCAAAGGCCAGAACATCAATCAGGAGTCTACACCTCAAAAGCTGGAACCGGGCCAGAGCTTTG contains:
- a CDS encoding BlaI/MecI/CopY family transcriptional regulator encodes the protein MTERPALSKGEMEVARALWDLKQATVREVFETFPESRGIDFTTVQTYLRRLEQKGYIKARLEGRTRVYSPRIKPRTVIRETVDDLVDRLFAGEAFPLMQHLIEDRHVSRKDLDALKSLLDELTEERDGGNQS
- a CDS encoding CPBP family intramembrane glutamic endopeptidase — translated: MTRKKNAPAETMTLESDSYWFEARQPLVCLVFLTPLLLIYELGVLSMGGSQPELIRNGADYWMRSWLSQLGLTQTFLLPCLIVGTLLVWHLCCKHPWKVSAETLVGMFAESLLFAFCLIVLGQVQDLVFQQLPSPVMMFIKQESASRVVSFVGAGVYEEVMFRLLLLPICYLLFRGMMLQARWSAVLAIISTSLIFSLAHYIGATGDQFSVFSFTFRTLAGLFFAGLFFLRGFGITVGAHATYDIIVGVMMLEITVE
- a CDS encoding FHA domain-containing protein codes for the protein MVLESSPQHSLEIVKGKTRFPMRPLQGDRLTIGAGTCCGLQLSGQSMPILHSVVHIAEGEVTIEALAPQPRLLLNGIPHQTSVLADGDVITIGPIEFVFRQGQHSQPAMSISRAGLSGSPAETSAPITPDKRDHSMTNETILKDLSASELVDLIEQDVQMIEQYESRREQGAAALLSQVHQLKDEPEHDQLSVEEQSDLMADLETMMEELTRFSAELQLRADQLTSRERQYEAAAASLLETQEKLASQLDTTLDHVGSLRDDRKEDGGSHRAIA
- a CDS encoding serine acetyltransferase: MATDFRQKERLPELTDRIVETYHEIGTIHHLGHCPLPSQDAVIEAAQELKDVIFPGYSRRQNLHMSNVTYHVGNIIDSLHDILTVQIGRALRHQHVQQHGADCEKLQQIDFEAEGQKRTIQFLETIPEIRRALATDVQAALDGDPAATCFDEIIFCYPGLEAITVYRLAHQLYRLNVPIIPRMLSEWAHSQTGIDIHPGATIGHSFFIDHGTGVVIGETCEIAENVKVYQGVTLGALSFPKDSEGRIIREQKRHPTIERGVVIYANATILGGDTVIGHDSVIGASVSLMKSVLPNTIVTIEKPSLRFREAS
- a CDS encoding DUF2617 family protein, whose product is MSVRSARPKVNDLIFRLIGRSIHPELYTTCASVDILQKDYAATLRVCETGHIASIQHKGHAVCEILTSFQNPLPSQKRLLEKPVRGCRSESVRLESGLYYQVSYQLEELDYVIFKNVHEEYLMDAQRADLAYHFISESRLTPGALSIIDYEANQNSLLIHAFHTFPDELAVVKTQSLFEF
- a CDS encoding HD-GYP domain-containing protein is translated as MNHSTRSLRWLTPTIRRERNEWEAFCARVNDAEPLPRNAAVLSALQNQFRELDQQNRELKIPALQQELKQLQARVNVILQRCRLYLDATAVRTLSASQLPHLTRILDFVQTELVYLRQQLLLSQTTVHYLKQLVLAAEDIWTQSYCNPNYLLNLIRKIKHDDAHLDDPGQLLFLSLRDMEAVAREQIAHPDILIYLRGLEVARCSYYVSRQIPAWRDSCDLLMMAGMLHDLGWLMLNPQLAKKADGRENQRNDERGEHPILGAALLGGLRGFPGDSYLSEVVAQHHERLDGTGYPRRLHTYHLGEHSRRMGVICRYLELKNDRRELTADGIRTCDGEELAFGAALQLYRETLQGEWDAKVSEQLFLALDKQLPEELHEADRHNDPFSLKRFQSYRPDAAHTELASPHFSLDPESRLKDSVTDHQTEI
- a CDS encoding M56 family metallopeptidase codes for the protein MAAISPEWINLVWQQVWQCTLLALIVWLICRVVRIRRAHLAYLLWLVVLLKFVTPPVWSSSSGLFCWLQNENAKDAQQSVATQPIEALTRTEWIRRLIGDDVEQLPEAEFGSLEVTVHDAEESSGETRAVPAMSNTLVESVETPAAVRQSARVSWLRVGLWSWAGVAACIATVMLIRFLRCWRMIRSAGAVQCPELEEMLVRLAQELGVKRQVRLMVTQSRIGPAVVGLWRPTILLPAAIAEARSPAELEPILAHELIHIRRGDLWIGLLQLLAAIVWWFHPLVWLTGRRLKYEMEQCCDEEVLAELNCDPRLYAAGLLEILELKQTLRTVPVVPGVRPLEITSKRMERIMRLGQGSQKCTPWWCWVVFVAVAAVVLPGAAFVAGAAGEKESEEVKEAVVSSEIKVKPKSVPLSPLPFYDPAKKVYEQKVQQFNERYSRDLDPLASEINMREWIIRNGNVSNYSVGDLLDQSRREVGAIRAEQHLQQKIHEKIQDQLAGLHNRHRHLTGRKSSPPAFIEVHQPPMRADRREYRLRSIYSVRIDQDRLLLSSSDSIYHQCVAEALAELREEAKADAKQGPDSLYVLRASILSIPESLLSVYSSQRKRIKVYQEEQLPELSQEIKAKYQGTENSEIISQTSLVCEVLDAARTKEVERLISLSADCQLLSQPEVCFLDGQKVQIQTKQLHEAEAQGVAAQIELPKLITGFDLQLSYSTRKGIKQRGMLECQIEKSEIGGLKLLRAKDADAETVSLPLLIKRHFKHARIMEPGKTLLLGGLRLNEQTDDPRTLLMLLKLEKGKPLKEGEVILGTGVNSDTGVIGMIELDAPPSQTSLRIMSYPVADLVVPVSPLLLGDSAKKQAPAERARFEPLIELIQQNVTPDAWEKGPTIRAYEEKLSLVIRADQATHDQIADLIARIRAVQDRVIAVRLGFITTDYQPADLKKLKTFASPQARELWEKLMSDKLDEGILLTSAQTKFLSHTAHRVEDVNEKIEVEVTLSNGQSTEFNLSSPILPDAKSQLLIQLRPELVDQQKVRLSFVMNAKNALEALTNSKTATVTPGQSLLIDITDQLREGESTHMFDQLVRQAGLTYQKQGKRCFLLVTPSLPQVGDKK